Proteins encoded in a region of the Pocillopora verrucosa isolate sample1 chromosome 11, ASM3666991v2, whole genome shotgun sequence genome:
- the LOC131777923 gene encoding glutamine--tRNA ligase isoform X1 codes for MGKAREKLKWADRKAVKAEIDMQILDLLGPKTEADMQAFKTKEAKPSKEGKPAKESHPAAVEVSLNGDTGDDETSSLFGEASKFHKPGENYLTPAYVVTPKTMALLKEHLERTGGRVQTRFPPEPNGNLHIGHAKKAINFNFGYARAHNGVCCLRYDDTNPEKEEEKFFTGILDLVKWLGFEPWKITHASDNLKNCMILL; via the exons ATGG gAAAGGCGAGAGAGAAGTTAAAGTGGGCAGATAGAAAAGCTGTGAAAGCAGAAATTGATATGCAG ATCTTAGATTTGCTTGGACCTAAAACTGAAGCAGACATGCAGGCTTTCAAAACAAAG GAGGCCAAGCCCAGCAAAGAGGGAAAGCCAGCAAAAGAGTCTCATCCTGCAGCTGTAGAGGTTTCATTGAATGGTGATACTGGAGATGATGAAACAAGTTCTTTGTTTGGAGAGGCAAGCAAGTTCCACAAACCAG GTGAGAACTACCTTACACCTGCCTATGTTGTAACCCCTAAGACGATGGCACTGCTAAAGGAACATTTAGAAAGAACTGGAGGAAGA GTGCAAACAAGATTTCCTCCTGAACCCAACGGTAATCTTCACATTGGTCATGCTAAAAAAGCTATCAACTTCAACTTTGGTTATGCAAGA GCCCACAACGGTGTTTGCTGCTTGAGATATGATGACACAAACCCAGAGAAGGAAGAGGAGAAGTTTTTCACAGGAATTTTGGATTTGGTCAAATGGCTTG gttttgaaCCATGGAAGATAACCCATGCTTcagacaatttgaaaaattgtatgATTTTGCTGTAG
- the LOC131777923 gene encoding glutamine--tRNA ligase isoform X2, which yields MWLFPRRIRFRSFASALCENFSPVIVSRSVMDKAGLFQSIGLSEQKAQETLKNDALSKRLESIITLVKEKSTDAIEKPTGVLMYSLASSNIKDESQIKFVSNYIANKKLASAIQLTAAVDFMKANPVLPVDVAAFEKNCGIGVNITPDQIEDCHLEKCMMSSMENMSTDVRL from the exons ATGTGGCTGTTTCCTCGTAGAATAAGGTTTCGTTCTTTTGCCTCCGCGctttgtgagaatttttctccTGTTATTGTTAGTCGATCGGTGATGGACAAGGCTGGACTTTTCCAAAGTATTGGTTTAAGCGAGCAGAAAGCTCaggaaacactgaaaaatgatgCGCTTTCGAAGCGACTGGAATCCATCATAACTTTG GTGAAAGAAAAATCCACAGACGCGATTGAAAAACCCACTGGTGTTTTGATGTACTCCTTGGCAAGCAGCAATATCAAAGATGAATCACAGATCAAGTTTGTTAGTAACTACATTGCAAACAAGAAGTTGGCATCTGCGATACAACTGACAG CTGCAGTGGATTTTATGAAGGCCAATCCAGTTTTGCCTGTTGATGTGGctgcctttgaaaaaaattgtggtatTGGAGTAAACATCACACCTGATCAGATTGAAGACTGT caccttgagaaatgtatgatgagcagtatggagaatatgtctactgatgttaggctgtag